A stretch of DNA from Bacteroidota bacterium:
ATTCTGTCGATGTTAAGTTCTAAAGCATTAATCAATTTTTCGCTATGAATAACGTCATGGGCTAATCCTTCATCGTTGTAAAGGAATGCGCCTTTTGCTTTTTCTAGCTGCGAAATGCAAAGTTTCATCATTTCTAGAATGGTGTCTTGCAGTTCTTTTAATTCTGTCTCCAAATGATTCATGGTTTTCTGATTTATTATCCGAATCGGCCGCTGATGTAATTCTCAGTACGTTCATTTTCGGGATTTGTAAATATTTTTTGTGTTGGTCCGTTTTCGATTAATTTGCCCATGTAAAAGAAAGCTGTTTCATCACTAATCCTACCGGCTTGTTGCATATTGTGCGTTACAATTACAATAGTATATTTTTCTCGTAGCTGAAAAATAAGATCCTCAATTTTTGCTGTAGAAATTGGATCAAGAGCGGAGGTGGGTTCGTCCATAAGAATTACAGAAGGTTCTACCGCAAGTGTTCGGGCAATACAAAGACGTTGTTGCTGTCCACCGGAAAGTGCTAAGGCCGGTTTTTTTAGATTGTCTTTAACCTCATTCCACAAATCGGCTAGTGTAAGTGCGGTTTGAACACGCTCATTAATAAAAGCCTTGTCTTTAATTCCTTGAATTTTTAATCCATAGGATACATTGTTGTATATAGATTTAGGAAAAGGGTTCGGCTTTTGAAATACCATGCCAACATCTTTCCTGAGTTGTTCTACATCTACTTTTTTACCTGTAATCTCTTTTCCGTCTAATTTGATTATACCTTTCATGCTAAAAGAATCAATGTAATCATTCATTCTATTAAATAGCCTGAGGAAGGTAGATTTTCCACAGCCCGATGGACCTATAAAGGCCGTAACCGAATTCTCTTTCATTCCGATAGAAACATTTTTTATCGCATGGAATTGCCCGTAAAACACGTCCGTATTTATAGCTTCTATCTTAAATGCCTCCGGTGCCAAATCATTGAATTGATCTTCTTTAGCTTTCTCCTTGTGTTCTATTGTTGAGCTCATATTGTTTTTACAAATTAATATTTTTCTGCCATCGGTTTCTAAAGTAAACTGCTATGCCATTCATTACGAATGTGATTACAAGCAGAATTATAATGGCTGCTGCTGCGTTGGTTATAAATCCGTGTTGTGGTCTGCTTATCCAATTAAATATTTGCATTGGCAAAACAGAAAATTCGTCCATTGGCGATTGAGGTGCAAATGGTACGTATGCCAATGCGCCAATTACAATTAAAGGTGCCGTTTCTCCAACTGCTCTCGATAACGCCAGGATAACCCCTGTTAAAATACCTCCAATTGAAGCAGGTAAGGTCTGGTGCCAAATAGTCTGCCATTTAGTTGCACCCATTGCAAAAGATGCCTCCTTAATTGTTGATGGCACCGCTTTTATAGATTCTCTCGTTGCCACAATAATAATTGGCAGAATAAGTAGTGAAAGGGTTAAACTGCCCGCTAATACACTTGCGCCTAAATTCATTATACGTACAAAGATTTCTAAACCAAGCAAACCGTATATGATGGAAGGTACGCCTGCCAAATTAGAAATATTGATCTCCAGTATGTTTGCAAATCTAGACTTCTTACCATATTCTTCCAGGTATATTCCTGCTGCAGCACCTATCGGAAATGCGATGACTGCTGTTAGGCCTAATATCCATATAGACCCCATCATTGCTGTCCAAATACCGGCTTTTTCCGGTTTACGAGAAGGGAGAGAGGTAAGAAAGTCCCAATCTATTCTCATTATTCCATCAACCAAAATATCCCCAATAAAAAGAACCAGCAAAAGCAAGGCAAGCAATGTGCTTCCCAACCCCCACACCATGAAGATTTGGTCTTTCAGTTTATTCCTTTTAGCTCTATTCATACTTCTGCTGATATTTTTTTCTTATCCAAAAGCTAACGGTGTTTAACATTAAAGTGAACACAAACAATGTTATTCCTGCTGCGAATATAGTTTTGTATTCCAGCGATCCGTGAGGCACATCACCCAAGCTTACTTGCACAATGTATGCAGTAATGGTTTCAATTGGAACTGTCGGATCCAATGTTAATCGAGGTTGTTGTCCGGCAGCAATGGCTACGATCATTGTTTCACCTACGGCTCTGGAAATAGCTAGGATTATAGATACTACTATTCCCGATGATGCAGCAGGAACAGCTACACGAAAGGCGGTTTGCAGTCTTGTTGATCCCATTCCATAAGCGGCTTCTCTTAGTGCTTTAGGTACAGCATTTAGTGCATCTTCACTTAATGAAGAAATAAATGGGATAATCATAATGCCCATAACAATGCCGGCAGAAAGCGCACTGAACCCGCTCATACCGGGAATAAATTGTTGAAGGATAGGTGTTACCACCATCAAAGCAAAAAAACCATACACTACAGTGGGAACGGCGGCCAACAATTCTAATAATGGCTTTAGAGTTTTTCTAAATCCCTTTGGAGCATATTCGCTTAGGTAAATGGCAACCGTTAAACCAATTGGAAGGGCAACGGCAATTGCAATGAAAGTTGTAAGTAATGTGCCAACCAATAGTGGCATTATCCCAAAATGTTTATTGGTAAATAGGGGTGTCCATTCCGGGTCGGTTAAAAATTCAACGATGGATACTTCAGAAAAAAAACTAAATGCTTCAATAGCGAGCACCAATATGATCCCAATGGTGGTTAGGATGGTAATGGCTGCGCTCAATCTTAGCAGCTGTTCTATTATTTGCTCTCTAACTTTCATTTTATTTGTGCGCTAAAACCTGACTATTAGCTAGCCAGGTTTTATCATAATCAAGTGAGTTAAATCAAATATTATTAATTGCCGGCAAAAGATTTAAAGTTGTCTTTTTGTTTTTGATATTCTGCTTTAGGAAGCGGGATATAGCCAACATCTTTAGAAAGCTCATCGGCATTATCCAGATAAAAGTTAACAAATTCTATCACTTCCAGTCTTTCAACAGCTTTACTGTTTACATAGATAAAAAGCGGTCGGGATAAAGGAGCGTAAGAGCCATCTTTAACTGTTTCTAAAGAAGGAGCAACGGGGCCGTTACCACCATCAACCGCTACTAAAGAAAGTTTATCTTTATTTTCTTCGTAATAAGCCAATCCGAAGAACCCTAAACCATATTTGTCACCGGCAATACCCTGAACCAATACGTTATCATCTTCGCTCGCTGTGAAATCACCTCTACTGGCACCACTCTCACCAACGATAGCTTCAGTAAAATAATCGTAAGTACCAGAGGCAGTTCCGGGTCCGAATAAGTGAATTTCTTCATCAGGCCATCCGTCTCTAATTTGGTTCCATTTAATAATTTGTCCTTGTGCTGCCGGCTCCCAAAGTTTCTTCAACTCTTCTACTGTAAAATGATCCACCCAGTCGTTGGAAGGGTTGATGAGAACTGCCAAACCATCATAAGCAACACTTAGCTCTAAATAAGAAATATTGTTCTCTTTACAGATTTCAATC
This window harbors:
- the pstA gene encoding phosphate ABC transporter permease PstA, translated to MNRAKRNKLKDQIFMVWGLGSTLLALLLLVLFIGDILVDGIMRIDWDFLTSLPSRKPEKAGIWTAMMGSIWILGLTAVIAFPIGAAAGIYLEEYGKKSRFANILEINISNLAGVPSIIYGLLGLEIFVRIMNLGASVLAGSLTLSLLILPIIIVATRESIKAVPSTIKEASFAMGATKWQTIWHQTLPASIGGILTGVILALSRAVGETAPLIVIGALAYVPFAPQSPMDEFSVLPMQIFNWISRPQHGFITNAAAAIIILLVITFVMNGIAVYFRNRWQKNINL
- the pstC gene encoding phosphate ABC transporter permease subunit PstC encodes the protein MKVREQIIEQLLRLSAAITILTTIGIILVLAIEAFSFFSEVSIVEFLTDPEWTPLFTNKHFGIMPLLVGTLLTTFIAIAVALPIGLTVAIYLSEYAPKGFRKTLKPLLELLAAVPTVVYGFFALMVVTPILQQFIPGMSGFSALSAGIVMGIMIIPFISSLSEDALNAVPKALREAAYGMGSTRLQTAFRVAVPAASSGIVVSIILAISRAVGETMIVAIAAGQQPRLTLDPTVPIETITAYIVQVSLGDVPHGSLEYKTIFAAGITLFVFTLMLNTVSFWIRKKYQQKYE
- the pstB gene encoding phosphate ABC transporter ATP-binding protein PstB: MSSTIEHKEKAKEDQFNDLAPEAFKIEAINTDVFYGQFHAIKNVSIGMKENSVTAFIGPSGCGKSTFLRLFNRMNDYIDSFSMKGIIKLDGKEITGKKVDVEQLRKDVGMVFQKPNPFPKSIYNNVSYGLKIQGIKDKAFINERVQTALTLADLWNEVKDNLKKPALALSGGQQQRLCIARTLAVEPSVILMDEPTSALDPISTAKIEDLIFQLREKYTIVIVTHNMQQAGRISDETAFFYMGKLIENGPTQKIFTNPENERTENYISGRFG
- a CDS encoding PstS family phosphate ABC transporter substrate-binding protein — translated: MKTKAIILAAVITIFTACGGGNSENQQDAENKSATTELSGSIAIDGSSTVYPVTEAVAEEFRNEQPRVKVTIGVSGTGGGFKKFARGETDISDASRPIKDREIEICKENNISYLELSVAYDGLAVLINPSNDWVDHFTVEELKKLWEPAAQGQIIKWNQIRDGWPDEEIHLFGPGTASGTYDYFTEAIVGESGASRGDFTASEDDNVLVQGIAGDKYGLGFFGLAYYEENKDKLSLVAVDGGNGPVAPSLETVKDGSYAPLSRPLFIYVNSKAVERLEVIEFVNFYLDNADELSKDVGYIPLPKAEYQKQKDNFKSFAGN